One Nerophis ophidion isolate RoL-2023_Sa linkage group LG23, RoL_Noph_v1.0, whole genome shotgun sequence genomic window carries:
- the tcf20 gene encoding transcription factor 20 isoform X2 has product MQNFSNSPAPHSLPFGFSGRGGGGPPYSTQPADPQISPRMTDDYAGMQQQSLHRGLPHSSQVSPMLAYNARNRGTVEPLPTQGNLHSGNSNNLYRKDTMDYYFSVAGKDRNRRGGLVYGAGFGYPNIDGHIPPQYRHSGSASVLSPGIMSQYSVDYGPSTGSVGGSGAFSPRQFNISQNPTLQTITASQSRQHGQTFSPVHHGQQHRTYPTSGHRMTPQYPQYSPQAGASTGSSGMYSPPPQRYLDGTANTSFDSKVNSSHSVNSNANSASGSVAGNNMENVQQRYHASNYAGYSPHTHPLHKQVTLQHRNSQHNLGVGYDNPLKMQHQGPSPGSVYGKHHQGSNPNIPIAASEELAKSPMHANSQQNQLNQNLSPISNPSPTASAVHSPSCSSTPSPLMGVSETYPSGPSHPPTSKVHSSHSHRLMQAVSQLSPTPNSNSSVSSCGSHKGHSMSTVGVNSIPPTNCNKIGVGSGLVSREEGSSVYSSPVVKMQDAGLNSLNALSSQVANLPNTVQHVTLNDNVLSQKKGKDGGHMQQATHGVPPSQPRSRNASAASSTSTVKDVVGVGDGASLDTVAVEGSSYLSVGSTSETKTEQEDHLIEAEHTRRRQMSGASSGSETYFYHTPSQTQAQTSANAKTTTYKSSAKEIISKANEVPTALSASPTSECQLTETVLKSHSKLTVSSSRSCNIPLSQPNFVSHPRLVNNTPKGDRSSEITNERIKTENEDGIEKMAKGNNPMLCTGEINTKYGHRKENRLHTASTAHNDGEQKTAAEEQQNVGVIVSVRSEGSHFEKGKQPQDLSLKEKQAQSYLKESSHNGEEGIDLSRYSSRHSKSNIEQPQNLAQYGPHKYSLGESKYGSDLSVMNKGRTGPGGVMESSSRGYQQSHTGTEHSKDLSSLAEAFGRKGQAAGTKGQEDNSQLQQFPSLLQEVLQGYNLDRRYGRPEQPFPAHLQVQQQFQTRYPYGLVENLRMVDGGANDTMTQVGKPQHPNHRLESKPGFAMLPQSSLKSEPSISKILQKTAKKEGDFSQDNLPQTLEAQLIQPKHINLADYSLPQRKVSNASTLPSAVQELLLQEPEPLKVCTGQAGSQKSERRSVICDVSPNRRSTPERDRESNKERERNQVAASVIQHPFSSTSVNDLNKNDILRKKVVKIEAASNDTSPNTDFRGSGRTNDTEMEYHSKSILLNSEPYRQMPHPLSSNPLSSPSRHQSYLQGVDLSTGDANSFAAYRFADSRESSIMPHGNPHFPPHHPYHNLSLQSQANKIQMYPHSRGPLQHSHEISDWVKAMNRSAKDMMMMPVSSPVRSKVSQSEHRQRVATQSDVHSEQHGTKDLLPQQSGYYDMKMWESAHPGKEGPRMIETDSCYRTQPPPPSSVPVCSQGIFPHQKTHVPNKAEPEETKHPCPPPCNSTKPQNDITSTQPQVPRQTKSGGPAETNPLILRRRVRSFISPIPAKRLHQDSSQLRAAANSHQSPGPHSESNHHNEDESSCSDVPRLCSPLHSDNTFPKSVSPSSGNTKALPPKKGRGLKLEAIVQKISPSVTRPASNIDDGTNHYPGFAHTAIPSFSDSQDNDMNQFPRVSGGDDSFMEDSRSLNDMMPFRGVDETSPLPLSIYSCEPHQTTQILKQKDFDFGLGTSVVSASGDKEDYALLGPLPPPPPLPRPVQGSPPPSSSALSDIQHFTNTYQQLETRRGEQSATNLLQQKLQESGMEYDDYTGSDYYRATSPLHSQSEGHGLSRHPMSSARCNLSAQDSKSLDNSVPKGYFPSGKKKGRPVGSVNKQKRTQNQGQTHGLIQPQAQNANLNSSQPPLTPLPAAPINSETMSTLSSPAVSVTASILESKTSPPLTPPILTQVVKVDVESETIQPELEVKPVRRRRKGLKGENGSPERRVRQRVRRRGPVASQSATTHDTDTHVEAKGENSANRAFLHPNQKGLFIPHIHVENKVPEIGAVCTIVNAEDDKLKGERNAVGGKTGGSGNDSLPASTLSSHVSKRESERRETDEVEMTLQSGKALPSSGYVVSGPVHTETKHSGRQLCCLCQKWANYKHLGDLYGPYYPAEYAAKLPKNQPQVRQCQTTTGTIKTGPNSDIDLNTLSTFQPSQTQCPQMTRPTVMSNCTVSLDSNLKSLSTAVRTASFLASNEDMTGEPSATDFSYTSSYSNKKSLTWDMNLDIRPIPELKREPDFEVEQQQFPTQQQPHPADEPQQRPQHRKLTSHPRFKRRHKSSEDSPRMVPSNNKASLPFQPPPPALDSLGPLAQLAQLPQMPMDPEELWVHEGCIVWTSGVYLVNGRLYGLQEALDGAREMSCSYCEMIGSTLGCYTKGCTLRYHYLCAIEADCSLNEDNFSLRCPKHKQVTQGVGPAKPTYSEQSERG; this is encoded by the exons ATGCAGAATTTTTCTAATAGCCCTGCCCCCCATTCTCTCCCCTTCGGCTTTAGCGGGAGGGGTGGAGGAGGACCTCCATATTCTACTCAACCAGCGGACCCCCAGATCTCCCCAAGGATGACGGATGATTATGCAGGGATGCAACAGCAGAGCCTGCACAGAGGCCTTCCACACTCCAGTCAAGTCAGCCCAATGCTTGCTTACAATGCTCGGAACAGAGGGACTGTAGAGCCACTGCCAACACAGGGTAACCTTCATAGTGGCAACAGCAACAACCTTTACAGGAAGGACACAATGGATTATTATTTTTCAGTGGCTGGGAAGGACCGGAACAGGAGAGGAGGTCTAGTCTACGGGGCAGGGTTTGGATATCCTAATATCGATGGACACATACCGCCCCAGTACAGACATTCTGGCTCTGCATCTGTATTGTCTCCTGGAATAATGTCACAATATTCAGTGGACTACGGACCCAGCACTGGGTCAGTTGGAGGATCTGGAGCATTCTCTCCTCGTCAGTTTAATATCAGTCAGAATCCTACATTGCAGACTATAACGGCTTCTCAGAGTCGCCAACATGGACAAACCTTTTCTCCAGTGCACCATGGGCAACAGCATAGGACGTATCCAACCTCTGGGCACAGAATGACCCCTCAGTACCCACAGTACTCTCCGCAGGCTGGAGCATCCACGGGGTCATCAGGAATGTACAGCCCCCCTCCACAGAGATATCTTGATGGAACTGCTAACACCAGTTTTGATTCCAAAGTAAACAGCTCTCACAGTGTCAACTCGAATGCAAACTCTGCCTCTGGTTCAGTTGCTGGTAACAATATGGAGAATGTTCAACAGCGTTACCATGCCTCAAATTATGCTGGATATTCTCCACATACACACCCCCTTCACAAACAAGTCACACTACAGCACCGCAACTCGCAGCACAATTTAGGTGTGGGTTATGACAACCCTCTTAAAATGCAGCACCAGGGTCCATCTCCAGGTTCTGTGTATGGTAAACATCACCAAGGATCCAACCCTAATATACCCATTGCAGCATCTGAAGAACTAGCCAAATCCCCAATGCATGCTAATTCCCAACAAAACCAGTTGAACCAAAACCTCAGCCCAATATCCAACCCTTCCCCGACCGCCTCTGCAGTACATTCCCCGAGTTGTAGCTCCACACCTTCCCCATTAATGGGTGTTTCAGAGACCTATCCCTCTGGTCCTTCCCACCCTCCCACATCGAAAGTCCATAGCAGTCACAGTCATAGACTAATGCAGGCTGTGTCACAGTTAAGTCCTACACCCAATTCGAATAGTAGCGTCAGTAGTTGTGGCAGTCACAAAGGTCATAGCATGAGCACTGTTGGAGTAAACAGTATCCCACCAACAAACTGCAACAAAATAGGTGTAGGTTCAGGACTTGTGTCAAGAGAGGAAGGTTCGTCTGTTTATTCATCTCCAGTTGTGAAGATGCAAGATGCAGGACTGAATAGCCTTAATGCTTTGAGCTCCCAAGTAGCCAATTTACCAAACACAGTTCAACATGTGACGCTTAATGACAATGTGCTCTCACAGAAGAAAGGGAAAGATGGCGGACACATGCAACAAGCAACACATGGTGTTCCACCATCACAACCAAGGAGTAGAAATGCAAGCGCGGCCTCAAGCACAAGCACAGTTAAAGATGTAGTGGGAGTTGGTGATGGTGCCAGTTTAGACACGGTTGCTGTTGAAGGCTCTTCTTATTTGTCAGTTGGGTCCACATCAGAGACCAAGACCGAGCAAGAGGATCATTTAATAGAGGCCGAACATACAAGACGGAGGCAAATGAGTGGTGCAAGCAGTGGATCTGAAACGTATTTTTATCATACTCCGAGTCAAACCCAGGCACAAACATCAGCAAATGCCAAAACCACCACTTACAAGTCATCAGCAAAAGAAATTATTTCAAAAGCAAATGAAGTTCCCACTGCTTTATCAGCATCTCCCACTTCTGAGTGTCAGTTAACAGAGACTGTGCTAAAATCACATTCAAAACTGACTGTTTCTTCATCCAGGTCGTGTAATATTCCCCTTTCCCAGCCAAACTTTGTCTCGCATCCTCGTTTGGTAAATAATACCCCAAAAGGTGACAGGAGTTCAGAAATAACAAATGAACGCATCAAAACTGAAAATGAAGATGGGATTGAGAAGATGGCGAAAGGAAATAATCCAATGTTATGTACTGGAGAAATCAACACAAAATATGGCCATCGCAAAGAAAATAGATTGCACACTGCATCTACTGCACACAATGACGGTGAACAAAAAACAGCTGCTGAAGAACAGCAAAATGTTGGTGTGATTGTTTCAGTTCGTTCTGAGGGAAGTCATTTCGAAAAAGGCAAACAACCGCAGGATCTCTCGCTGAAAGAAAAGCAGGCACAGTCTTATTTAAAGGAGTCTAGTCATAATGGAGAGGAAGGAATTGATCTGAGTCGGTATTCATCTCGTCACTCAAAATCCAATATTGAACAGCCCCAAAATCTTGCCCAGTATGGACCACATAAATATAGTCTTGGAGAGTCAAAGTATGGCTCAGATTTGTCTGTGATGAACAAAGGAAGGACTGGCCCAGGAGGTGTAATGGAATCAAGTTCCAGAGGCTATCAGCAATCTCACACTGGCACTGAGCATTCAAAAGATCTGAGTTCTTTAGCAGAGGCTTTTGGGAGGAAAGGACAAGCTGCAGGAACTAAAGGTCAAGAGGACAATTCGCAATTGCAACAGTTTCCGAGCCTTTTACAAGAAGTTCTTCAAGGTTATAATTTAGACAGACGTTACGGTAGACCAGAACAGCCATTCCCTGCACATCTTCAAgttcaacaacaatttcaaacaaGATACCCATATGGACTGGTAGAAAATCTAAGAATGGTGGATGGAGGAGCCAATGACACTATGACACAAGTTGGAAAACCACAACATCCAAACCACAGACTGGAAAGTAAACCCGGTTTTGCAATGCTTCCTCAATCCTCTCTGAAGTCAGAGCCTTCCATCTCCAAAATATTGCAAAAGACTGCAAAAAAGGAAGGGGATTTCTCACAAGATAATTTACCACAAACATTGGAGGCACAGCTAATCCAACCAAAGCATATCAATTTAGCAGACTATTCTCTTCCACAAAGAAAAGTGTCAAATGCATCGACTTTGCCCTCTGCTGTGCAGGAGCTCCTTCTGCAAGAACCTGAGCCACTAAAAGTATGTACTGGTCAAGCAGGATCCCAAAAATCAGAGCGACGCTCAGTCATCTGTGATGTGTCACCAAATCGACGTAGCACACCTGAAAGGGACCGGGAAAGtaacaaagagagagagagaaatcagGTTGCCGCCTCTGTAATTCAGCATCCATTTTCTTCTACATCTGTCAATGATCTGaataaaaatgacattttaagAAAAAAGGTGGTAAAGATTGAAGCCGCGTCAAATGATACTAGTCCCAACACCGATTTTCGTGGTAGTGGCCGAACTAATGATACTGAAATGGAATATCATTCAAAGTCCATTTTGTTAAATTCGGAACCGTATAGGCAGATGCCCCATCCTCTAAGCTCCAATCCGTTGTCATCACCGTCAAGACATCAGTCATATCTTCAGGGTGTCGATTTATCAACAGGTGACGCCAACAGTTTTGCTGCTTATCGGTTTGCAGATTCGAGAGAAAGCAGTATTATGCCACACGGCAACCCTCATTTTCCTCCACATCATCCCTACCACAATTTATCACTCCAAAGCCAAGCAAATAAGATTCAAATGTATCCTCACTCTCGTGGACCCCTTCAGCATTCGCACGAAATAAGTGATTGGGTGAAAGCAATGAACAGGTCTGCTAaggacatgatgatgatgccTGTTTCCTCCCCAGTAAGATCTAAAGTCAGCCAGTCAGAGCACAGACAGAGGGTGGCTACTCAATCAGATGTGCACAGTGAACAACATGGGACCAAAGATTTGCTTCCTCAGCAAAGCGGATATTACGACATGAAAATGTGGGAGTCAGCACACCCTGGAAAAGAAGGTCCTAGAATGATTGAGACTGACTCTTGCTACAGGACTCAACCGCCTCCTCCATCATCTGTCCCTGTATGTTCCCAGGGCATTTTCCCTCATCAAAAGACGCATGTCCCAAATAAAGCTGAGCCTGAGGAAACTAAACACCCCTGCCCTCCTCCATGCAACTCTACTAAGCCTCAAAATGACATAACCTCTACTCAGCCACAGGTGCCGCGTCAAACTAAGTCTGGGGGACCTGCAGAGACAAATCCTCTTATATTGAGGAGGAGAGTTCGTTCTTTTATTTCTCCCATTCCTGCCAAAAGGCTACATCAGGATTCATCTCAGCTCAGGGCTGCCGCAAATTCGCATCAGTCCCCTGGGCCGCACTCTGAGTCAAACCATCACAATGAAGATGAATCATCCTGTTCTGACGTTCCACGGCTATGTTCTCCTTTGCATAGTGATAATACCTTTCCCAAATCTGTATCCCCGTCGAGTGGCAATACGAAGGCCTTGCCTCCAAAGAAAGGACGAGGTTTGAAACTAGAGGCTATTGTTCAGAAAATATCACCAAGTGTTACGAGGCCTGCAAGCAATATTGATGATGGAACCAATCATTACCCGGGCTTTGCTCACACAGCTATCCCAAGTTTTAGTGATTCGCAAGACAATGACATGAACCAATTTCCCAGAGTTTCAGGAGGGGATGATTCTTTTATGGAAGACAGTCGCTCATTAAATGACATGATGCCCTTCAGAGGAGTTGATGAGACGTCCCCGTTGCCTCTCTCTATCTACTCATGTGAACCTCACCAAACGACCCAAATTCTCAAACAAAAAGACTTCGACTTTGGATTAGGAACGTCTGTGGTGTCAGCGTCCGGTGACAAGGAAGACTATGCTTTGCTAGGTCCTTTACCACCACCGCCACCCCTTCCTCGTCCAGTCCAGGGTTCTCCACCCCCTTCGTCGTCTGCCTTGTCAGACATTCAACATTTCACCAACACTTACCAGCAACTTGAGACAAGAAGAGGAGAGCAATCTGCAACTAACCTTCTTCAACAAAAGCTTCAAGAATCTGGAATGGAATATGATGATTATACCGGCAGTGACTACTATAGAGCTACCTCACCACTTCATAGCCAATCTGAAGGACATGGTCTGAGCAGACATCCGATGTCCTCTGCCCGGTGCAATCTGTCTGCCCAAGATTCTAAGTCTCTTGACAATTCTGTGCCTAAAGGCTATTTCCCATCCGGCAAAAAGAAGGGCAGGCCAGTAGGGAGTGTGAACAAACAAAAACGCACTCAAAACCAAGGCCAAACACATGGTTTGATCCAACCACAAGCTCAAAACGCAAATCTGAATTCTTCTCAACCTCCACTAACTCCCCTACCAGCAGCCCCCATAAATTCTGAAACAATGTCAACTCTAAGCAGCCCAGCAGTCTCTGTCACAGCTTCTATCTTGGAAAGCAAAACTTCTCCACCTCTGACCCCACCCATTTTAACCCAAGTCGTAAAAGTGGATGTTGAGAGTGAAACGATCCAGCCAGAGCTGGAAGTCAAGCCTGTGAGACGGCGGCGCAAGGGTTTGAAAGGTGAAAATGGATCACCGGAAAGAAGAGTGCGTCAAAGGGTAAGAAGAAGAGGGCCTGTAGCATCACAATCAGCCACTACACATGACACAGATACACATGTAGAGGCAAAAGGGGAAAACAGTGCAAATAGAGCATTCTTACATCCAAATCAGAAAGGCCTGTTTATACCACACATACATGTAGAGAACAAAGTACCAGAGATTGGGGCAGTCTGCACAATTGTAAATGCTGAGGATGACAAGTTGAAAGGAGAGCGTAATGCAGTTGGAGGGAAAACAGGTGGGAGTGGAAATGATTCCCTACCAGCTTCAACTCTATCCTCCCATGTATCCAAGAGAGAATCAGAAAGGAGAGAGACGGACGAAGTGGAAATGACACTTCAGTCAGGAAAAGCACTCCCTTCATCTGGCTATGTTGTTTCAGGGCCTGTTCATACAGAAACCAAACACTCTGGCCGCCAGCTTTGCTGTTTGTGTCAAAAATGGGCTAATTACAAACACCTTGGAGATCTTTATGGGCCTTACTATCCTGCCGAATATGCTGCAAAGCTTCCCAAGAATCAGCCCCAAGTTAGGCAATGTCAAACAACCACAGGCACAATCAAAACTGGACCAAACTCAGACATCGACTTAAATACTTTGAGTACTTTCCAACCCTCACAAACACAATGTCCTCAGATGACCAGACCCACCGTGATGAGTAACTGTACGGTTAGCTTAGATTCAAATCTAAAGTCTCTTTCCACTGCAGTAAGAACTGCTAGCTTCCTAGCTAGTAATGAGGATATGACTGGTGAGCCCAGTGCCACTGATTTCTCTTACACCTCCAGCTACAGTAATAAAAAATCTCTAACCTGGGACATGAACCTTGATATCAGACCTATCCCAGAGCTAAAGAGAGAGCCAGACTTTGAGGTTGAACAGCAACAGTTTCCTACACAGCAGCAACCACATCCAGCGGATGAACCTCAACAACGACCACAACACCGGAAGCTGACCTCACATCCTCGTTTTAAACGGAGGCACAAATCTAGTGAAGACTCTCCTAGAATGGTACCTTCCAACAATAAGGCCTCGTTGCCCTTCCAGCCTCCACCGCCAGCCTTGGACTCCCTGGGACCGTTGGCACAACTTGCCCAGTTGCCTCAGATGCCCATGGACCCAGAGGAGTTGTGGGTTCATGAAGGGTGTATCGTGTGGACCAGTGGAGTCTACCTTGTCAATGGGAGGTTATATGGCCTGCAGGAGGCACTGGATGGTGCCAGAGAAATG AGTTGTTCATACTGTGAGATGATTGGCTCTACCCTGGGCTGCTACACTAAAGGCTGTACGCTTCGATACCACTATCTGTGTGCCATTGA